Within the Bacillus mesophilus genome, the region AGCCTTTGGTCGATTTGAATATGATGAATCAGAAGGTACTGCGTTTGATGCAGAAGATTCCTGGCAAGAGGTCGCTCGCTATGGTACCTCTGAGACACCATCTGATATTGACATGGAAGTAGAGCACTACAATGATGCCTACGTTGAATCAGAAGATCCAGTTGGATATGTAGAGGATTATGAGAATTTTATCGGAACCGATATAGAGGGTAAAAATATCACTGTGTATCCAAACCATCAACATAAATCATATGAAGATTTATTAGATGAAGCTGGAACTATGACGATATTTGGAGATCTTCCAGCAGGTGAAAAAGAACCTTATACAGAGGAAGGTCAGGATTATTACCGTTAAGTAGCAATGAAAAAAAAGCAGTCCTTTTAAGGACTGCTTTTATATGTTGGATTATAGTTTGTTTACGTTAGCAGCTTGAGGTCCGCGGTTACCTTCAACGATTTCGAAGCTAACTTCTTGGCCTTCTTCTAAAGTTTTGAAACCTTCACCTTGGATTGCTGAGAAATGTACGAATACGTCATCTCCACCGTCAACTTCGATGAATCCGAAACCTTTTTCACTGTTAAACCATTTTACTTTACCGTTTTGCATAATTTTGCCTCCTAGAAACGGTGCCTAATGACACCAAAAATATCTCCCGAGAAGATAGAAAAGAAACAAACAGAAAAAACCTTCAAGAATATATGTGTTTGAAAGCAAATCCTTACCAAACACAACACATTCATGAAGGTATGATCTTCTTACTTTCTTACTTTTCATCCTTGCTCGATAGTATCTAAACTATATCATAGGTAAATTTTTACGTCAATGAAAAAAGTGCCATTACCATTGACAAATCCCGATGTTACTGGATGATGCTATTAATATACCTTAACCTTGTTCAAGTGCCAAATATTGTCTGCATATTCCTGAA harbors:
- the cspD gene encoding cold-shock protein CspD, whose amino-acid sequence is MQNGKVKWFNSEKGFGFIEVDGGDDVFVHFSAIQGEGFKTLEEGQEVSFEIVEGNRGPQAANVNKL